The DNA window CTCTGACCGCGTCTCAATACACGCCACGGACTACGAATACCCCCAGAAATGGCACGGCACAGTGGCACACCGAACAGAGACTCTCGTCCACCGCCGTCCCCTCCGACACGCCACCCGACAACAATGACGAACTCTCCGTCCTGATCGATCGGATCAGTGAAAATGAGGCCAGAAtgatggagctgctggaagagctggaggatatggagaatATCGAGGATATGGAGGACGTCGACGACCTAGATCTCAtgcagctgctgctcggGAATCGGGACGAACACACTGCCGAGGCATGGGTGCAGAAGGTCCGGCAGCATTTCGGCGAAAACGTGCCTCTCGGGGCTCTAGACGAGTCCGATCTGCAGCTCTACACCAGTCTTTACGGCGAGCCAGTCATCATCGGGGAGGAAATTTCCGACGCAGACttggagggcgaggaagacgagaGGCTGTTCCTCGAAGACGAGCAGGGATATtgggaggaggtggaggttgACCAagacacacacacacagaatgaagaggaagtgCCCCTCGTCTACGATATGGACACTGGGCCCGTAGAAGAGGAAACGATTGCCATGCGGCGGACACGCGAAGTGGCCGAGCAGCTGGGCGGCGAGATCATGCTGGAGCAGTTTGAGAACGAAGCCAATCCCGACTCGGCGCCGCGCTTTCACCCTCTGACCCTGCAGGGTAAATTCTCAACAGACCCCAGCACGGTCTACCTGCCGAAGCGTACACTGACAGAccccatctcctcgatcttggccGAGTTCTCCAACAAGCATGTCGCTGACACTGCGCGACGTCTGTTCGGTGGTCCGGGACTGCCTCATTCGACGACGACTGCGCCGCCTCGTGCCCAGCTCCCACAGCTTCCCATCCCTCTCCATGCCTCGCAGCATCATATGGGCGATATGGAGGCTAACACGTACCTCGCGGCCTTGTACCCGGGCATCTACGCATCGGTTTTAAGTGTCCTGGTGGAGATTCGCAAGCGTTTGGGCACAGACTGGATCCGCAATCTCATGTCACAAGAAGGCGGACCAAACGTGCTCGATGCCAGTGGCGGCGGTGCCGGTATTCTGGCATGGAGAGACGTGCTTCGTGCAGAATATGAGCTGATGGTGCCTGACCACCCGGAGGGTGCGCCTATCCCGCTGGGCCGATCTACCGTATTGACCGGGTCCGAGGCCCTTCGTCTCCGAGCCAGTGCCATGCTAGAAGACACGAGCTTCCTCCCCCGTCTACCGGACTACGTGCACGTGCGCGAGAAACCAACCCTAGACGACGAGCGCCCTGCTCCCAAACGCAAGCAGTACGATATCATCATCGCACCGCATaccctcctcggcatcacGGAGGACTACGAGCGCAAGGAGCACGTCGAGAACCTATGGGccttcctcaaccccaacggCGGGGTCCTGGTTCTCCTCGAGAAAGGCCGCCAGAAGGGCTTCGAGGCCATCGCGGGAGCCCGCGAGATGCTTCTGAAGCGGCACATCGCCAGCCCCGGCTCAACAGAATATACCAATTTCACCGAGTCCCCAGACTCCGCCGAGACGGTGGACAAGGAGCCCGGGATGATCGTCGCCCCCTGCACGAACCACTCCACCTGTCCGATGCACAACGCCGCCGGCCCAAGCAAAGGCCGCCGAGACTACTGCCACTTCGAGCAGCGGTTCATTCGCCCACCTTTCCTGCAGCGCATCATGGGCGCCAAGGACCGGAACCACGAGGACGTCAAATTCAGCTACCTGGCCGTGCAGCGCGGGGCCGATTTGCGCCAGACACagaacatcatccaggacgCCGCTGTCACCGATACCGCATTCGAGGGCTACGAGCacctcgacgaagaagcaggcctttcttcttctactgT is part of the Penicillium psychrofluorescens genome assembly, chromosome: 4 genome and encodes:
- a CDS encoding uncharacterized protein (ID:PFLUO_006986-T1.cds;~source:funannotate), with the protein product MLSRSSASASRQCSRDLLRIVPGASSARPRAGTRLITQRQKHHAATQSPLTASQYTPRTTNTPRNGTAQWHTEQRLSSTAVPSDTPPDNNDELSVLIDRISENEARMMELLEELEDMENIEDMEDVDDLDLMQLLLGNRDEHTAEAWVQKVRQHFGENVPLGALDESDLQLYTSLYGEPVIIGEEISDADLEGEEDERLFLEDEQGYWEEVEVDQDTHTQNEEEVPLVYDMDTGPVEEETIAMRRTREVAEQLGGEIMLEQFENEANPDSAPRFHPLTLQGKFSTDPSTVYLPKRTLTDPISSILAEFSNKHVADTARRLFGGPGLPHSTTTAPPRAQLPQLPIPLHASQHHMGDMEANTYLAALYPGIYASVLSVLVEIRKRLGTDWIRNLMSQEGGPNVLDASGGGAGILAWRDVLRAEYELMVPDHPEGAPIPLGRSTVLTGSEALRLRASAMLEDTSFLPRLPDYVHVREKPTLDDERPAPKRKQYDIIIAPHTLLGITEDYERKEHVENLWAFLNPNGGVLVLLEKGRQKGFEAIAGAREMLLKRHIASPGSTEYTNFTESPDSAETVDKEPGMIVAPCTNHSTCPMHNAAGPSKGRRDYCHFEQRFIRPPFLQRIMGAKDRNHEDVKFSYLAVQRGADLRQTQNIIQDAAVTDTAFEGYEHLDEEAGLSSSTVQPLSLPRAVYPPLKRRGHVIFDFCTPAGKIERWTVPRSYSRQAYRDARKARWGDLWALGAKTRIPRKLNLGDKHGEGKKERLARRAMSKARQLEEEGEGEFDDEALDEGELAGLEDEDVVDDGIPQIAVRKKGQNIPSWKKYNDKKKVRQAMRRQSADDM